Proteins from one Nyctibius grandis isolate bNycGra1 chromosome 2, bNycGra1.pri, whole genome shotgun sequence genomic window:
- the RAI2 gene encoding retinoic acid-induced protein 2 has protein sequence MEELYKDAPNLPMDVTSSPSAMANNKLENGVAQLITAEAWNINSADLMKKALSPLVTVPAPSILTPPAESQSGVALKVAATVLQPICLGDSPVVLPIHLQVAGSAAPQMSATNAATPYVMTTQGPVPLPVLLEQHVFQHLNSPLVLPPGATCPASPLHAGLFPGATASVGQPQLLDPKPSNQAQEPVLPPVFQTPGFAAVLQDLFPSQGALGSTPCQPPPDYAALPPQAFSSPLSPLVPPATLLVPYPVIVPLPVPVPIPIPVPIPVPHGAEAKVAPDPPKPPIFTPHSCKGTQTPLEKEETKPFDLLHPREFPQLSRHTVIKMGGENEALDLSMKGPPAPRASEAAPPPLPPPEDGALDLSLTSCRKPGGTHGETAGTGPTEAGVHPAPDKLPGLAAPFGPCKPQEALGKVEGRGVGSGPAELLRQPQKWLVEQAGRAGCEPKAGNNIEIVSTSQTAKVIVSVKDAVPTIFCGKIKGLSGVSTKNFSFKRDLPQDSVLQCYDVKSPPEPRDSAEALRKPVKNRSVKLKKMNSPEIHILPIKKQRLAAFFPRK, from the coding sequence ATGGAGGAGCTGTACAAGGACGCTCCAAACCTGCCCATGGACGTCACCAGCTCACCCTCGGCCATGGCCAACAACAAGCTGGAGAACGGGGTGGCCCAGCTGATCACAGCGGAGGCCTGGAACATCAACTCAGCCGACCTGATGAAGAAGGCCCTGTCCCCGCTGGTGACCGTCCCCGCACCCTCCATCCTGACGCCACCAGCCGAGTCGCAGAGTGGGGTGGCCCTGAAGGTGGCGGCCACTGTGCTGCAGCCCATCTGCCTGGGGGACAGCCCCGTCGTCCTGCCCATCCACCTGCAGGTCGCTGGCAGCGCTGCCCCACAGATGTCGGCCACCAACGCTGCCACCCCCTACGTCATGACCACCCAAGGCCCCGTCCCGCTGCCCGTCCTCCTGGAGCAGCACGTcttccagcacctgaactcGCCCCTGGTGCTGCCCCCGGGGGCCACCTGCCCCGCCAGCCCCCTGCATGCCGGCCTCTTCCCCGGCGCCACTGCCTCCGtcgggcagccccagctcctggaCCCCAAGCCCTCCAACCAAGCCCAGGAGCCTGTCCTGCCCCCCGTCTTTCAGACACCGGGGTTCGCCGCCGTCCTTCAAGACCTGTTTCCCTCGCAGGGTGCCCTGGGCTCTACCCCCTGCCAGCCTCCACCTGACTATgctgccctcccaccccaggCCTTCAGCTCGCCCCTCTCCCCACTGGTGCCCCCTGCCACGCTGCTGGTGCCCTACCCTGTTATCgtgcccctgcctgtccctgtccccatccccatccccgtccccatccccgtgCCCCACGGTGCCGAGGCCAAGGTGGCCCCCGACCCACCCAAGCCGCCAATCTTCACCCCCCACTCTTGCAAGGGGACCCAGACCCccttggagaaggaggagacaAAGCCCTTTGACCTCCTCCACCCACGGGAGTTTCCCCAGCTGAGCCGCCACACCGTCATCAAGATGGGCGGTGAGAACGAGGCGCTGGACCTCTCCATGAAAGGGCCACCTGCGCCCCGGGCCAGCGAGGCCGCCCCACCGCCACTACCGCCACCCGAGGACGGGGCCCTGGACCTGTCCCTCACCTCCTGCCGCAAGCCAGGGGGGACCCACGGGGAGACAGCCGGCACTGGCCCCACCGAGGCTGGTGTTCACCCTGCGCCGGACAAGCTCCCCGGCCTGGCTGCCCCCTTCGGCCCCTGCAAGCCCCAGGAGGCATTGGGCAAggtggagggcaggggggtgggcAGCGGGCCGGCCGAGCTGCTGCGGCAGCCGCAGAAGTGGCTGGTGGAGCAGGCGGGCAGGGCGGGCTGCGAGCCTAAGGCCGGCAACAACATCGAGATCGTCAGCACCTCGCAGACAGCCAAAGTCATAGTCTCCGTCAAGGACGCCGTGCCCACCATCTTCTGCGGCAAGATCAAGGGCCTGTCGGGTGTCTCCACCAAAAACTTTTCCTTCAAAAGGGACCTGCCCCAGGACTCGGTGCTGCAGTGCTACGACGTGAAGAGCCCGCCCGAGCCCCGGGACAGCGCCGAGGCCCTCAGGAAACCCGTCAAAAACAGGAGTGTaaagctaaagaaaatgaactcGCCGGAGATACATATTCTTCCAATCAAGAAGCAACGGCTCGCTgccttttttccaagaaagtAA